The following coding sequences lie in one Populus nigra chromosome 15, ddPopNigr1.1, whole genome shotgun sequence genomic window:
- the LOC133674159 gene encoding uncharacterized protein LOC133674159 has product MASTKVVSRLSTRLQPFLFKLNKKSVSAELSSLKSSSLPTQVSVPATTRRLSRSSRLPLQLSCIESMLPLHSAVASARLISSLSSESDSWALVPQGVSMPL; this is encoded by the exons ATGGCTTCCACGAAGGTAGTCTCCAGGTTATCAACAAGGTTACAGCCTTTCCTTTTCAAGCTCAACAAGAAATCGGTATCGGCTGAACTCTCTTCACTGAAATCCAGCTCTCTTCCAACTCAGGTTTCTGTTCCTGCAACAACAAGACGCCTCTCTCGCTCCTCAAG ATTACCACTGCAATTGAGTTGCATCGAATCGATGTTGCCATTGCACAGCGCGGTAGCATCAGCGAGGTTGATTTCGAGCTTGTCTAGCGAATCTGACTCCTGGGCTTTAGTGCCTCAAG GTGTCTCGATGCCTTTATGA